The Pedobacter mucosus genome window below encodes:
- a CDS encoding ABC transporter ATP-binding protein: protein MESILNIRNVSKIYHSASRELTVLDNINFDIGAGSTVAITGPSGSGKTTLLGLAAGLDRASNGTVELKGIALEKLNEDERAAVRNQYVGFIFQNFQLLPTLTALENVMVPLELRGAKNIKAIAMNLLDKVGLADRSYHYPVQLSGGEQQRVSLARAFSNQPAILFADEPTGNLDAETSEKVIKLLFDLNKDAGTTLVIVTHDLELAAKTNRTIKIKGGVIISDENPTYA from the coding sequence TTGGAAAGCATATTGAACATTCGAAATGTAAGCAAAATTTACCACAGTGCCAGTCGGGAACTTACCGTTTTAGATAACATAAATTTCGATATTGGTGCTGGCTCAACTGTGGCAATAACCGGCCCGTCGGGAAGTGGGAAAACAACTTTATTAGGCTTAGCAGCTGGTTTAGATCGAGCAAGTAATGGCACCGTAGAATTAAAAGGAATTGCTTTAGAAAAATTAAATGAAGATGAAAGGGCCGCCGTTCGTAACCAGTACGTTGGCTTTATATTTCAGAATTTTCAGCTGCTGCCAACCCTAACTGCTTTAGAAAATGTAATGGTTCCGTTGGAGTTGCGTGGTGCAAAAAACATTAAAGCAATCGCCATGAATCTTTTAGATAAAGTTGGTTTGGCTGACCGTTCATATCATTATCCTGTTCAATTATCAGGAGGAGAACAACAACGCGTTTCGTTAGCAAGGGCCTTTTCAAATCAGCCAGCCATACTTTTTGCCGATGAACCCACAGGAAATTTGGATGCAGAAACCAGTGAAAAAGTAATAAAACTGCTTTTCGACTTAAATAAAGATGCAGGTACAACTTTAGTAATTGTAACCCATGATTTAGAACTCGCCGCTAAAACCAACCGGACTATAAAAATAAAAGGTGGCGTAATTATTTCTGATGAAAACCCCACTTATGCCTAA
- a CDS encoding arylesterase, which yields MLRKRLMGLFVFAALAASCGNGQNKKNDDKTLDSTDQKPLTTETSKKNILFFGTSLTAGYGLDPTEAYPALIQNRIDSLKLNYKVINGGLSGETSAGGKGRIDWLLKQPVDIFVLELGANDGLRGLAVAETTKNLQDIIDRVKAKYPNVKMVIAGMQMPPNMGAKFTTDFKNIYPTLAKKNDMALVPFLLDKVGGIPKLNQQDGIHPTAEGDKILANNVWVVLKDLL from the coding sequence ATGTTACGAAAACGATTAATGGGCTTATTTGTTTTTGCTGCCCTGGCTGCATCATGCGGAAATGGACAGAATAAAAAGAATGATGATAAAACTTTAGATTCCACTGACCAAAAACCACTTACCACTGAGACCAGTAAGAAAAATATTCTCTTTTTTGGAACCAGTTTAACAGCTGGATACGGCTTAGACCCAACAGAAGCTTATCCTGCTTTAATTCAAAATAGGATTGACTCGCTGAAACTGAATTATAAAGTTATTAATGGAGGTTTGAGTGGCGAAACTTCTGCCGGTGGAAAAGGTAGAATTGATTGGTTATTGAAACAGCCGGTTGATATTTTTGTGCTCGAATTGGGAGCAAACGATGGCTTGAGGGGGCTTGCTGTTGCCGAAACTACAAAAAACTTACAGGATATTATTGATCGCGTAAAAGCGAAATATCCAAATGTTAAAATGGTTATTGCAGGAATGCAGATGCCGCCAAATATGGGGGCGAAGTTTACTACGGATTTTAAAAACATATATCCAACCTTGGCGAAGAAGAATGATATGGCACTTGTTCCCTTTTTATTAGATAAAGTTGGCGGCATTCCAAAGCTTAACCAACAAGATGGTATCCATCCAACCGCTGAGGGCGATAAAATTTTAGCTAATAACGTCTGGGTGGTTTTGAAAGATTTATTATAA